The Buteo buteo chromosome 1, bButBut1.hap1.1, whole genome shotgun sequence sequence gtgtttagactaagtcagggatttttcagcttctgatgcccagccagcaagaaggctggaggggcacaagaagttgggaggggacacagccagggcagctgaccccaactggccaaagggctattccataccgtgtgacgtcaagcccagtatataaactggggggagcggggctgggagggatcactgctcgggaactaactggtcatcggttggtgggtggtgagcaattgcactgtgcatcacctgtatattctaatccttttagtattgctgttgtcattttattagcgttatcattactagtttctttctgttctattaaaatgttcttatctgtcgagttttactttttttttttttttttccccccattctctcccccatcccactgggttgagggggagtgagtgggaggctgtgtggtgcttagttgctggctggggttaagccacaaGTTTATTACTCcaagaagtctttaaaaaaatctgctttttttactgctatttttaaagctggaaTAGTATTCGATCCAGTCCACAGTGTAGTTTATAACCTCAGTTCTGGGATGCCACTGCTGACGTGCAAACCTGAAACAAGCAGCAGTGGCATCTCCTGGGGGTATCTCCTGCTGGGATTGTTCCTGAGCCCTTTGCAAAGGAACGGCCTCAAACTTGGCAACGTCGTCCGCATTGCCCCAGCTCTAGTTCCAGCAAAGACAAtagtgggtttgggtttgggattttttttctccggCAGCTGTTAATCTAAGATGAAGTGCTTATGGCTGTCACACCTGAATTGGCCtgtttgggggagggagagggaaagaatgTCCTCCAGCCTAAATCGGATTAGGGTCCTGAAactgaggagcagggaggagggtgTTCAGATGCTTCGTAAGCTGCCTCCATTTCTATCCCTTTGCAGCAGTGTGAGCAGAACCAGAAGCAACCCCTTCCttattttcagagcagcagctaATTTACTACTGCTTCTAACATTCTTCCTCAAAATAAGAGGGTGATATCCTACCCTTCTCAGCTTGTTGCGTTGTAATTGCTTAGCTTGCCTGGTGTTTGTATGTAATGCTAGAGGTGCACGCCAAAGtctaattgtattttcttttctctcccttcccacaTATGTTGATGCAAGATTGTTGAAGGTAAGTTGACGTTTTACGCTTGATAATGGAATTGGCCtaaacttaaattttatttttgtcttttccaaagAACCTGGGCAGCATGGATTGAAACTGCATTTACCAAAAGACAAAGCACAGTGCTAAAGTATCTGGCTGGCCAGTGTCTCAGAGAACGGATCCAATCTGTGTTTGATGGTCACTATCGGAGCTTGTAGAAAGTATCTGAAATAGAATAGATCAAAGCTGCTTAAAATAcgttttttttaattttccaaatacagaatttttgtAGGCCCAAAGTTGATGATAATTTTAATTAGCACTGGCATACCTGCtttgaataaagaaaatgttgaaaggCTTTTTTAGCCTCTATTGCAGTGAAGTAACTAAAGGGAATGTTACAGACTGTTTATAATCATGCTTTTCAAGGATTGTTCCAGGGCTATATGTTTTATAATATAGCTAACTCACCAATTTTAACTTACAGAGAATCAACAAGAAAGGAGAGATCGCAGACTAAGAGGCCAGCCAAGGTTCCATATCTGTATACTGATTAGCGATGATGAAGATGAACCAAGAGACAATGATGCGTATGTGAAAGATAGAGTGtctttctaaaatgtattttttgataTACAGTAGAAACCGTTTTCTTCCAAGCTTCTGGGTTCTCTTTGCTTACTATGCAAAAACTTCAGACCTAAAATATAATTGCATTTCTAGAAGagaacccccaaaaaccccaaacaaacttttgttttgttgtttgtgaaATCCCTATCTAATGTACCTTACAGTATGGCTTGAGATACACTGAAATGCTTGCAATACATAAAAGACACAGCCAAACAGTCTGACAATATGCTTCATATGCTTCATATAATCACACATTTTATAAGGAAGGAGTTCCTGGTATGAATATGTTACTGGGCTGGGATGTTGCCCTAAATTAGAATAGGggatgttttaatttctgagaaCCTCTTTCACTTCTAGAATGAATAGTTTCCGAAGGACAGCTAGATGCTTTTGTTACAAAACTCTTGTTTATGTCCTGTGGAAGGTGAAGACTGCCATACATATACTGCACAGCGCTAGAGAGTGCTGTTATGTCTAATAACAGAGCAGGGTGACTGGCTGCATCCTCCCCTAATGAAAACCAAGATGCTGTTTCCTTTAGGTAAGGCAGACCCAAACTGCTTAATAAATGCAACAGCTTGAGAGAGGTAAAGGTACGCAGGGATCTTCAGATGAAATGCATCACGGCTGGTCTGTGCAGTCGGATGATTACATGACGTTTTATGTATTGGTAACCCTCAGTGTACGGTGAAATTAATGGAtgcatgttctttctgtttttttctctctaccgCAAGGCCGTCTGGTACCGTTAGCTGTCCGATATGCATGGATGGCTACTCAGAGGTAAGGATCCACGTGTtgtccttgtttcttttttgtcgAAGGGGGAACGGGGCAGAGGGTGAGCTGTGAAACTGTTGGGTTATGTGAGAGGCTACAGACAGCTGGCTTGAAGTACAGACCTTGGTTTGCCGGTGAAACTAGCTTGTAACCCAAAGTCATTTCTTAGTGGTGTACGTAGAGGGCGAAACACTTTCCAAGATGGCACTGGAGGATCTTTGGGTTCCTTATTACTCAAGTAGTCATGTACCGTTTCCAGATACTGCAAGTCCTATTAGCCTGGTGCCAGCAGACCAGTAAAGCTGAATTCTTTACCCCAAACACCTGTTGtggcttcttttcttccagattgTGCAAAGCGGACGACTGATCGTGTCAACTAAATGCGGCCATGTCTTCTGCAGCCAGTGCCTCCGTGATTCCCTTAGGAACGCCAACTCTTGCCCAACCTGCAGGAAGAAACTCACTCACAGACAGTATCATCCCATTTATATATGAGTACTTCTCTTTCTCAGGACAGACTCAACAggattttgggggaaaaggTCATGTTTTCAGTGCTCTGAAGACTTAAAGAGCAGCAGGTTGTCCACACATCCAAATAAAACTGATTCTTTTTGGGTTTTGGAGAATAACTTGTACCTATATAGACAGCTTTTTTTATGGTCCAAGCTGCTTCTTGTTATGTCCCTGGTTATAATGTTAAATTTGTGACTGTCTCTAAAGTAGACCAGCAGCCTATAGCAGCAAGGAAGCAGCTAATCCatttccttctactttttttaatgcttaacTAAGAGGGGTCTGaatgttttgttatttcttaCTCTTTAAATTATTCCCACTGTCGCACACAGCTATGGAATAGTtacctttcaaaatacagatgaCCAATTTGCCATTTCATTACACTTTTGTTTTTATCCTGTGAGAAGCTCATGACTACATTGCTTTCTGCCATACCATCTTTGCCCAAGTGGAATAAGTTGTAACGATGGATCATTTTATCATAAATCCGTATTAAATTGACAGCCAAGGTCATGCAATAAAATAACCTGCTGTTAACCAGCAATCAGGTTTTTTAAGCAGAAGGCTGTGCAGACACATAGACTGTTTTGATGGGTGAGTCCTTGCTGCTTCATTTAAACCCTTGGTCTGCTTCTGCTGAAATACCAGATCCATCAGAACTACCCTCTGCTCTGCAGTCAGATTTGATGCTTTGGTGGGACAAAGCGGGCAGCAATTGCAGAAAGCTGTTCTCACCTGGGGTCTTACTCTGGATCACATTT is a genomic window containing:
- the LOC142026836 gene encoding E3 ubiquitin-protein ligase RNF4-like is translated as MSATQRKRRGRAVNSRQARKRNRLMASTTGMTSEAEPAEPAESAGEEVADLTCESSDPVVVDLTHNDSVVIVEENQQERRDRRLRGQPRFHICILISDDEDEPRDNDAPSGTVSCPICMDGYSEIVQSGRLIVSTKCGHVFCSQCLRDSLRNANSCPTCRKKLTHRQYHPIYI